The Kitasatospora sp. NBC_00374 genome has a segment encoding these proteins:
- a CDS encoding ISAs1 family transposase, giving the protein MPSSLIDVLLRHCEDVDLPCPPAELSELHTLAEVLDRVPDPRRVRGRRYRLGVLLALCLVAVLSGATSLACIARFEADSSPDVRRRLGLPKRAPAATTLGRLLARLDGDALDDAVGAWLARLSADPVSEPSPVPTGLAVDGKTVRGSRTDGTAVHLLAAVLHDSQAVIAQRQIEAKSNEIPAFVPLLDPLDLRGVVITADAMHTQRDHAEHVLAAGGHYILIVKGNQKKLRKQLKALPWREIPLQDRTRDTGHGRREIRRLKVCTVRPGLLFPHAQQAIEIKRRRTNRRTGRTSTKTIYAVTSLSPSQATPAQLAALIRGHWSVEALHHVRDVTFAEDASRIRTGTAPRAMATVRNLAIGLMRQAGWTNLAAATDHYRSRPAHAFELLRLAA; this is encoded by the coding sequence GTGCCATCCTCCCTGATCGACGTCCTCCTGCGCCACTGCGAGGACGTCGACCTGCCGTGCCCGCCCGCGGAGCTGTCCGAACTGCACACGCTGGCTGAAGTGCTGGACCGGGTCCCGGATCCACGCCGCGTCCGGGGCCGCCGCTACCGCCTCGGCGTCCTGCTCGCACTGTGCCTGGTCGCCGTGCTCAGCGGCGCGACATCGCTGGCTTGCATCGCGCGCTTCGAGGCCGACAGCAGCCCGGACGTCCGCAGGCGCCTGGGGCTCCCGAAGCGCGCGCCGGCCGCCACGACTCTGGGCCGGCTCCTGGCCCGCCTGGACGGTGACGCCCTGGACGACGCCGTGGGCGCATGGCTCGCCCGGCTGTCCGCCGATCCCGTCTCCGAGCCCTCACCCGTGCCGACCGGGCTGGCCGTGGACGGCAAGACCGTGCGCGGAAGCCGCACCGACGGCACCGCCGTGCACCTGCTCGCCGCCGTCCTCCACGACAGCCAGGCCGTCATCGCCCAGCGCCAGATCGAGGCCAAGAGCAACGAGATACCGGCATTCGTACCACTGCTGGACCCGCTTGACCTGCGCGGCGTGGTCATCACCGCCGACGCCATGCACACCCAGCGCGACCACGCCGAGCACGTCCTGGCCGCGGGCGGCCACTACATCCTGATCGTGAAAGGGAATCAGAAGAAACTGCGTAAACAGCTGAAGGCGCTGCCCTGGCGCGAGATCCCGCTGCAGGACCGCACGAGGGACACCGGCCACGGTCGGCGCGAGATCCGCCGCCTGAAGGTCTGCACCGTCCGCCCCGGCCTGCTCTTCCCACACGCCCAACAGGCCATCGAGATCAAGCGCCGCCGGACCAACCGTCGCACCGGGAGGACCAGCACGAAGACGATCTACGCGGTCACAAGCCTCAGCCCCTCACAGGCCACCCCCGCTCAGCTTGCCGCCCTGATCCGCGGGCACTGGTCGGTCGAGGCTCTGCACCACGTGCGAGACGTGACCTTCGCCGAGGACGCCTCCCGCATCCGCACCGGCACCGCACCTCGCGCCATGGCCACCGTGCGCAACCTCGCCATCGGCCTCATGCGCCAAGCCGGCTGGACGAACCTCGCCGCAGCCACCGACCACTACCGGTCACGGCCCGCCCACGCATTCGAACTGCTTCGTCTCGCAGCCTGA
- a CDS encoding GNAT family N-acetyltransferase produces the protein MTVGATPGSEVVLETSRLLLRPWRVAEAVVQRELWTERDPRVPPHRRIDADGHPTVAELEDSIRTNQLWSIGLLAVERKASRDVIGYCGLVDSGRGSVGEPELAFELLRRVWCQGYATEASLAVLEWARSSGFERLWATVWDWNTASRRVLAKVGFTETERKEVDAVYGTTLFTTRRL, from the coding sequence ATGACAGTTGGCGCGACTCCGGGCAGCGAGGTTGTACTCGAGACGAGTCGCCTGCTGCTCAGACCTTGGCGGGTAGCCGAGGCTGTCGTCCAGCGTGAGCTGTGGACCGAACGTGATCCACGAGTGCCGCCGCACCGCCGAATCGACGCGGACGGACACCCCACGGTCGCGGAGCTCGAGGATTCGATCCGCACTAACCAGCTGTGGTCGATCGGGTTGCTGGCGGTCGAGCGGAAGGCCTCTCGTGACGTCATCGGCTACTGCGGGCTGGTCGACAGCGGGCGAGGATCGGTAGGGGAACCGGAACTGGCATTCGAGCTGCTACGCCGAGTTTGGTGTCAGGGATACGCGACTGAGGCCTCGTTGGCGGTTCTGGAATGGGCGAGATCGTCTGGGTTCGAACGTCTGTGGGCCACAGTCTGGGACTGGAACACCGCTTCTCGCCGTGTGCTGGCCAAGGTCGGCTTCACCGAGACCGAACGGAAGGAAGTGGACGCGGTGTACGGGACCACCCTGTTCACCACGAGACGGCTCTGA
- a CDS encoding IS5 family transposase, whose amino-acid sequence MSQRKPHPSDLSDARWALIEPKLTAWRKARLDRRPTGQPAKVELRDVFNAILYVNRTGIPWKYLPHDFPNHGTVYAYYAAWRDEGIFAQLNYDLTGLARVKEGCNPEPTASVIDTQSVKTSTNVPLASQGTDAAKKIVGRKRGILTDTIGLILAVTVTAAGLSENAVGIHLLNQAKKTYPSISKSWVDTGFKNAMVEHGASLGIDVEVVHRKSDVPGFHVVKRRWVVERSLGWIMQRRRLARDYETLPASSEAMIHIASIDNLTKRITDESTPTWRGTY is encoded by the coding sequence GTGAGCCAGCGGAAGCCGCACCCCAGTGACCTGTCCGACGCCCGATGGGCCCTGATCGAGCCGAAACTGACGGCCTGGAGGAAAGCACGGCTCGACCGCAGGCCCACCGGACAGCCGGCAAAGGTCGAACTGCGCGACGTGTTCAACGCGATCCTCTACGTCAACCGCACGGGAATCCCCTGGAAGTACCTCCCGCACGACTTCCCGAACCATGGCACCGTCTACGCCTACTACGCCGCCTGGCGGGACGAGGGAATCTTTGCCCAGCTCAACTACGACCTGACCGGCCTGGCCCGCGTGAAGGAGGGATGCAACCCCGAGCCGACAGCATCCGTGATCGACACCCAGAGTGTGAAGACCTCCACGAACGTGCCCCTGGCCAGCCAGGGAACCGACGCCGCGAAGAAAATCGTCGGCCGGAAGCGCGGCATCCTCACCGACACCATCGGGCTGATCCTCGCCGTGACCGTCACTGCCGCGGGCCTGTCCGAGAACGCCGTGGGAATACACCTCCTCAACCAGGCCAAGAAGACCTACCCGAGCATCTCCAAAAGCTGGGTCGACACCGGCTTCAAGAACGCCATGGTCGAGCACGGAGCCAGCCTGGGAATCGACGTCGAGGTCGTTCACCGGAAGTCCGACGTCCCCGGATTTCACGTGGTGAAAAGGCGGTGGGTGGTCGAACGAAGCCTCGGGTGGATCATGCAGAGACGGCGCCTCGCCCGCGACTACGAGACCCTCCCGGCCAGCTCCGAGGCCATGATCCACATAGCCTCGATCGACAACCTCACCAAGCGCATAACGGACGAGAGCACACCAACCTGGCGAGGCACCTACTAG
- a CDS encoding GNAT family N-acetyltransferase, with protein sequence MTEIRLHLSVRGLTDADLPSCGWAGSPKHVRELVHQIRRAEAGEIDYLAVCTPVGLPVAVGGIDYTVKPGAGMLWQLGVHPALQSCGIGTLLIRSAEQWIGARGLTHAELGVEESNPRARALYERLGYRAFGHELDSWDVEAEDGSLQRYETMCTLMRKDLA encoded by the coding sequence ATGACCGAGATCAGGCTGCACCTGTCGGTGCGCGGCCTCACCGACGCGGACCTGCCGTCCTGCGGCTGGGCCGGCTCCCCCAAACACGTGCGCGAGCTCGTCCACCAGATCCGCCGCGCCGAGGCGGGCGAGATCGACTACCTTGCGGTGTGCACGCCGGTCGGGCTCCCGGTGGCGGTCGGCGGCATCGACTACACGGTCAAACCCGGCGCCGGCATGCTCTGGCAGCTCGGCGTCCACCCGGCCCTGCAGTCCTGCGGGATCGGAACGCTGCTGATCCGCTCCGCCGAGCAGTGGATCGGAGCCCGGGGCCTGACCCACGCCGAACTCGGCGTCGAGGAGAGCAACCCGCGCGCCCGCGCCCTCTACGAACGCCTGGGCTACCGGGCCTTCGGCCACGAGCTCGACTCCTGGGACGTGGAGGCCGAGGACGGCTCGCTCCAGCGGTACGAGACGATGTGCACGCTGATGCGCAAGGACCTGGCGTGA